atttttactttttttcatgGGGGAAATTTAGTTTAGtgacaatttaaaaataaagctaagaaattatattcaaaacttTCTATTAATAAGAGataggaatttttaaaaatacagtaaATATTAGTacatatatacaaggtgttttgAATACATTCAAGTAGAGTGATTAACAATACATAGAACCAGCTGTATAAAGACGTCTAAATGACCTCCAAAACCCGCTGTGTGATTTGTACCATCGAATCAAACAATTCCGCTACCAAAAAACCCTTCTTACCCCGTGGCTCATCAATATCCTCCCCCTATCCATCCCTTTGGTTGTTAGCAACAGCATACGAAGACTTCCCTGAAAACTAATTTAACTTTCTAGACAATTTCCCATATCTATCAGATGAAACTCTACTACAGACACTTCTTCGATCGTCGGTAtagcaggttttctgcggtttccctgtaacctggtgaaccggatcaaaattaaatcaaaaaacattttatatataaaaaaagcaaacCCGAACCACGAAGAAACGTTTTTACTTAAGCTAGAACTGtcttttcttcttgttctgaCCAATGATAGTTCGCTTTTCCTATTAATGTTCAGACCTCTACAACCCCAGAACAACTCCCTTAAGCCTTCttcctataaaaaatttcctaGTTTGAACTGTGTGTAGaacaatttttcttcatgtaaagagatattttggagaaaatatGGAGGAAAATGTTATGCTATATATGAACTGGAATCGTATACGACTAAATTTCATTATAAGTATACGAAATGCATCGATTTATTCCAAATGAGAATTTCTAGAAGATAGATCTTTCcaagaatataaatatttaataccGGCCATCGCATCCGCCCAATTGGCTACCGGATTCTAGTTATCCAATCCTCGATCTCGGGATACTTTTCATCTGTCACCGTACCCAACACCGGGCCACCCACCGTTTAAGTGAAACCATAAATAACCTTCGCGATACCAATTCGATATGTGGTCGATGATAGGCCGTTGTTTGGTCCTTCCAAGACTCGTTTTGggtataaaacaaaataattttttttttattattcctcACGGTCAAATCctaaatttattcttatttcgtATTCCCTAACTAAACactaagataattttttttgttcaacatATAAGGCGcgttataattatatttattcaaaaatgcaTACGAGCGTCATTCTGAAGTGCTCTTCTCGAACGACGTCGGGTGCAGGGTTTGAAGTCTCTCACGCGGGCTAAGGACGTGAAGTACGCGAGTAGTTTGCTAACAACCCCTGGAGACGTGCTCGAGTGCTAACATTCATCACAAATATTATTACCATCGCCGATataattattcgaaaaagaGATCGATACTAATTGACTGAAAACATCTTTTCCTTGGCTTGCACAAAAAAGTATTTGGATACGGAAAAAATAAAGCGCAGTACCTACATCTGATCAAAAAGAGGTGTGAACTTTAGgataatatatgaataaaaaccTGTAATTTGTCTAAAAACGCTCacgattttcaacaaataatggTTGATGAAAATGATTAGTCAGAATAGAACAATTAATAATGAGTATTATAgctataataattaattaaatatataaacaacaGTTGAAACGATGAGAGGAAAAAAATCTGACAACCAGTAACGGCGGGGTAAGCTCGTCCAAGAAAACAACTGAGCTTTTGAACCATATATTTCgctaagaagaaaaaataagaaagggacttaatttattgaaatatattttataaaactaatctTAATATTGACGACcttatagttttattaaaatctacaattaaattatatatctGTCTGCGCATCTACACCAAATTCCAAGAGGAGAGAGAAAATACAGGGGAAGTTGttaaagttttcgaaaaatgccTTGTTCTACGGATAGAGGATTGTTTTATTGAGTTCATTGTTTTACTAGTGATGAAAAATGAATTCAACTAAACAACCCAAACATGGGCAACCAGTGGTTTTAGACAGCCGGAATCTATAGGAAAGAGaggtggaattatgaaggtttagtgTACTTCGAAAGCATTTCAGATAACCGATCCGTCAGTGccgaggtatatagtggacagTTCATGCGATTAATGAGGTTTCATCTGCATCCAAGCGTAAATAATGGTTTCAGCAAGGTTTaaagatatttgttttaaaaccatataaaacgaTTCCTTTTTGAATGATTATTTAATAGACAAAGTGAACAGGGAAAACATTATTTGAGAGACAACCTCTatattatagatatagataGATATTTTTGTCGCATTTAAACATTGTAATACAGAATCACATAATAACTATGAATGAGTATTGAACCGAAAATTATCCCCTGTACATGTAACAGTTTGTTAAAcataaataacttattattgTCAATACTCGAAACGTTCATACTAATCACTCTTTTTTTGTCATTCATTGTTTTTGTactttgtatttgtttttaccCCTCTCTTTCGCCCATTTATATGGATTACCaaacaataaattcaagttttacCGTTTCCCATTATACCTCCCCAATACGAATAAAATACCCTACGTAGAATTAGAAATGTATGTACGGCCACTCGTATACAATACTTATAACATCAAACAATTcgataaaatagttttctacTTACCCAACGTTGCAGCAGCCATTCTCATCGTTACTGGTATTTCCCCACAAGAGCTTTCATCTTCGGCTATTATCCTCTTTTTCCTCGGTCTTCCTTTGGTTTGTTGAGGTGGTGTACTTGAAGGGTAATATCCTGGTGACACTCCTCCGTTGTACATCACGTCCATGGGATCACAAAAATCTATGATTTCGTAATGCGGCCTATGGAACAAAACGAAAcgaatcatttattttttttataaaaattatatttagcaTTGTACCTGCAATATATTAAACCTTCCCGCATACCGAAATGGTCACCTTTCGATAATGGAACTCCACAGGAAACACAAGAAAAACAATGTAGATGATAGACCAGGTCACGTGCTCTCATTACTAGTTCGTTGGCTGATATACCAGCGTGACATCTTCCGCATCTCGTCACAGCGAACAttctgtaacaaaaaataatattgtaaacaggaatattatcaattattgtcgggacatcctgtatagaaaTGAAATTAGTTACGTTTCTGGTTGTTTTATAACAAATCTTGGATCCAATTAGCAGAATCGATATTCTTTGTTTTAAAATTCTACTGGCCGAAAAGTGTCATTCATCTAAAAGTTTCGGTAGTAAATCCTGACTTCGACCACACTTTTCCATTGACAacgtttttttcttcattttattttagttttacatAAAACTTCTGAATTCTTTAGGATCTTACGCAACGTTTTTAATGAGAACAAATTCTTGAGGGGTTCATTAAAATTCTTACGGGAAACTTTCGACAGAGGGCGCGCTTTTGAAAGATGTGTTTATACTCTAAATTTAATTGGatgtgattaatttttttctagttatGTTTTACTACCTGCCgatttcttatattttggatGTTGTTGTTACCGAATTGGTTTCAAATGAAGAtctaataaactaaaaatttcaatatttaggtATAAAGATcgcttattgttttttaatctcATAAAACAGTTAATACAAAGTACCAAAACTCTATGTTGAATCCCTATGAGTAGCTCTATCCAGATACTTGATAATATACAggattttttcattaaaataaagaaattttgctgttgttgttgatgttttatagaatttatagttaaaaattatGCCTCCCATTTATGTGGCGTAATTACACAGTTTTTTACGCAAAACAGGGAGTATAGATTTGATAGAATCCAGAAGTTCGAATACTTGTGACAGTGACAGTGACAAACGAAGGAGATGGAACCAGAGAAATCGATAAAATACCGCCGAGAGGGAACAGAACGTTCGTGGATACAAACGAACCAATACAGAAATCAAACTACTGTATGGTCAAGCCGAGATAGTGTGCGTGGTGAGATCAAAAAGACTAACCAGAAAGGATGAAGATAGCAGTGTGAAAAAATCCTACTTTAGAAGAATAGGTGCGAAAAAAATGGAGATCTAGAAAGAATCGGAATGAAGAACTGGCGTGAAGCAGTCCTGAACAAAAGACAGTAGAGCGACTCTAAGCTTTGTGCCTATAAGGCCTGTTGAGCTGTTTTAAGAATTAAGAATAAGAAAGGGCATAAACAAGATACAAAATGTTTTGAAGAGAGACGATATTAGCTATGGAAATGTGAGCATTAGACGTTGATAATGAATTCAATCTTCATAGTAGTGAATTAATATATACTGGGAACTTCCTATAACTCCATAACAGCAATTCTGATCTTCCAATTATTCCAAGTTATGTTTAacttataattcaaaataattaccgtgtagaaattgttatttattagtCTCACCacctcattttttaaaaatgattgcaTTAAATGTATTCTACATTTAGTAGACGTTTAATATCTTAACACAAACATAGGAGTTGTGTGAAATAATAACATCATTTCCccgaatgaaaatattattattctgtCGGTGTAAATCCATCATAACACCCCATATCAATATTTATCAAAGGCTTGTGAATGTACACGTTGAAAGTGAtgtaatgtaaataataattatttgaattccgCCTGTTAGatagacaaaacaaaaaaatagatattgatATGTTTGACATCggaaacaagtttttttataagatcGTTCTATTCAATTTGGTTTAgtgtgaaatatttcaatcaagaACAGTttacaattcaaataaaaatttatggaCTACTCTCGCAAAttagttttgataaaaattaaccttagaaaacattttagaatcaaaataaaattcgttTAAACTGCGCAATTCTATTAGTTTCGTAATTAGTTATTATTGTTGTGCTAAGTaccataattttgttaaaaaattaaccGAATGATGTTCCTATtgtagaattttgaaaaatgaatgaaaaccATGCTGATATAGAGATTCCGAGCTTactgaaatataatatatgacAATATGTTTGTTTATAGCAAtgtatctattaatttttttcatttttccattcaTGTCAAAAGGGCAATATTTTGGTAGCGTCATATGTTTCTAGTCTAAAAGGGgacgtatttattttttactgacGTAATTTGAAGGCAATTAAACTTCGATTCCACTTAAGGAGATGCATACCTACCCAAAGAGAAACCCAAAAATGGTCTTTTACTTGTGAAAAGGTAATAAAGTCTCTTTTTATAAATGGGCACTAAATAGTATTGTCGGAATTAGAGCTAAGAGGTATCtaggaaaaaaaagtttctttgttaaaatataaaatgactAAGAAGGTTTAAGCGATATACGGAtagtattttctatatttatgtgaaacaactttttgatatatttctttgtaagaaaaaattatcataaaatcgTTTCATAAATGACAAAACTgtcaattcaaaaaaaaatatatatttaataacgATGGCAAACTGTCTGCGTGTCGATGAAGGGCTGTTAATAAAGACTCGGGAATGTTTGTTCGATTTGTCGAGATATGATTTTGATGGGAACGAATCGGACATGTCGTGATTGATAGAgcgataaaattttgttatttttgaaaccTTTATCTCTATTCTTGTCATAATATTTTGTACGTCGACTAATAATAATTCGAGAgggaaaaaattggtaaattatgataattagTGCACTTACTTACCTATAATAATCTTCTTTGCAATAAATATTCCCGTCTCGAGCGAAACAAGTCAGATCCGAATCCAAAGGTAATTTACATTCGCAACATTTCAAACAAGACGCGTGCCATTGTCTATCAACAGCCAACAGATAGTACCTATCGTGGATTCTCTCTCCACATCCCGAACACGAAGATACTTCCATCCCGGAGGAACCTCCTAGACTCGAACAGGGAGATGACGCGTTATCTCGCTCCTTCAACATCATCAGCACTACTGCCTGGTCTTTATACGGCGGATACGGTACTTGTAGTagttctgaaaaataaaaaaaattattaaagacgAATATATTGACCGTTTGGTGACTGGCTGGCGAGAAAAGTATATGATGAAGGCGCCCGAAGAAGCGCCGTTTGATTCTATCTGGTTTAATGGCGCCAATGGTGTAGCATGAATAAGATGCAACAGgagattttatattttgatgagaAACATATGAAGAATTTCATGTAGAGGACTCATTGATAAACAAAAAcgtgaaatatatgaaaaagattaatattttgatgaGAAAATTGATCGGCATTTCTGTTATCATTAATTAAGGAAAGTTGGTGGATTAGATTTGCTCTAAAAACGATATACTAAAAATAGGATGAAGATCTGTCTAGATCAAAGTTTGACTATCAGATTATTCTAAGAAACTCGCAATTTCACCCTCTAAAACTATAAAAAGgagtaaataatttaataaacctAAAACCTTTCGAGAATTGGGATCTACCCTAGATTCTTGATTGACTGTTGAAAATCCTTTTCATGCCATGCCACTGATGAAAACTGACCCAGTTTCTTTCCACGTAAATGGCTATTAGTTATTATAACTATGACTAATTGTAGTATACAGAGTGGTTCATTAATCAGGTTCATAGTAAACTCCATTGGGATTATTGAGCAACAGTTTTGTAACGATAAGTACGAGATAGAGCGAGCGTGTATAGGATGGGCTTTTAACATCGTACAGAAAGTTAtacttatttttgtttaatatcttCTCTTGCTATTTGACATATCCTAAATAATCTTATTAAGGAATAATTCAGAGTATCT
The window above is part of the Diorhabda sublineata isolate icDioSubl1.1 chromosome 3, icDioSubl1.1, whole genome shotgun sequence genome. Proteins encoded here:
- the LOC130441373 gene encoding LIM/homeobox protein Lhx9-like, with translation MMLKERDNASSPCSSLGGSSGMEVSSCSGCGERIHDRYYLLAVDRQWHASCLKCCECKLPLDSDLTCFARDGNIYCKEDYYRMFAVTRCGRCHAGISANELVMRARDLVYHLHCFSCVSCGVPLSKGDHFGMREGLIYCRPHYEIIDFCDPMDVMYNGGVSPGYYPSSTPPQQTKGRPRKKRIIAEDESSCGEIPVTMRMAAATLEMLQQGDLSSSLESLSYDSSVTSPASSNGHQSQRTKRMRTSFKHHQLRTMKTYFAINQNPDAKDLKQLAQKTGLSKRVLQVWFQNARAKWRRNLMRQEGTNNNNGQTQCPNGPSSSGSGGMDSSMPHQSLDDLHHHIHSQNSQTISFSDIY